The Nitrospirota bacterium genome contains a region encoding:
- the lysA gene encoding diaminopimelate decarboxylase, producing the protein MHNFEYRQGELYCEQVPVSRIAEEVGTPCYIYSYTTLVRHFRAYDGAFKSLPHVIAFAMKSNSNIAILRLMAKEGSGVDIVSGGELFRALKAGVPPSKIVFAGVGKNHEEIREALKADILMFNVESSAELQAINEVAASVGVKARVALRINPDIDPKTHPYISTGLKKSKFGIAADRALEEFALASSLANIDVVGVHKHIGSQLTEVTPFVEAVKKIVALVGALKAQGINIRYVNIGGGLGITYSDETPPLPQDLADAVSPLLKDLGVTLIMEPGRVIVGNAGILVTKVLYRKDGEAKRFIIVDAAMNDLIRPSLYGAYHEIRPVSEAVLKRPKHNVDVVGPVCESGDFLAKDRLLPEVNPGDMLAVMSAGAYGFVMASNYNSRPRVPEVLIKDGEIHVIKTRETYEDLVKGETIPAFLD; encoded by the coding sequence ATGCATAACTTCGAGTATCGACAGGGCGAACTCTACTGTGAACAGGTGCCGGTCAGCCGTATCGCGGAAGAGGTTGGCACACCTTGTTATATCTATAGCTACACGACTCTCGTCCGTCATTTCCGGGCCTACGATGGGGCCTTCAAGAGCCTGCCCCATGTGATTGCGTTCGCGATGAAGTCCAATTCCAATATTGCGATCCTCCGTCTCATGGCGAAGGAGGGGAGCGGGGTGGATATCGTGTCCGGCGGGGAGCTCTTCCGGGCACTCAAGGCCGGCGTGCCTCCCTCGAAGATTGTGTTCGCGGGTGTCGGCAAGAATCACGAGGAGATTCGCGAGGCCTTGAAGGCAGACATCCTCATGTTCAACGTCGAGTCGTCGGCCGAGTTGCAGGCGATCAATGAAGTTGCGGCTTCTGTCGGAGTCAAGGCGAGAGTCGCCCTGCGGATCAATCCGGATATCGATCCGAAAACACATCCCTATATTTCGACCGGCCTCAAGAAGAGCAAGTTCGGGATCGCAGCCGATCGGGCGCTCGAAGAGTTCGCGCTGGCCTCCTCACTTGCCAACATCGATGTCGTTGGAGTGCATAAACATATCGGATCGCAGCTGACCGAGGTGACGCCGTTCGTCGAGGCCGTCAAGAAGATCGTGGCGCTGGTCGGTGCCTTGAAAGCTCAGGGCATCAACATCCGGTATGTCAATATCGGCGGCGGTCTCGGCATTACCTATTCGGACGAAACACCCCCGTTGCCGCAAGACTTAGCGGATGCCGTGTCGCCATTGCTGAAGGATTTGGGCGTGACCCTCATTATGGAGCCGGGCCGCGTCATCGTTGGCAATGCCGGCATTCTCGTGACGAAGGTCCTCTATCGGAAAGACGGCGAGGCGAAACGGTTTATTATCGTCGATGCGGCGATGAACGATCTGATCAGGCCGAGCCTGTATGGAGCCTATCACGAGATTCGTCCCGTCTCGGAGGCGGTGCTCAAGCGGCCCAAGCATAATGTGGATGTCGTCGGTCCGGTCTGTGAGTCGGGCGATTTTCTGGCGAAAGACCGGTTGCTCCCGGAGGTGAACCCTGGCGATATGCTGGCGGTGATGAGTGCGGGGGCCTATGGCTTCGTGATGGCCTCCAACTACAATTCACGCCCACGGGTGCCGGAGGTCTTGATCAAAGACGGGGAGATCCACGTTATCAAGACCAGAGAGACCTACGAGGATTTGGTGAAGGGCGAAACGATTCCGGCATTTCTCGACTGA
- the dapA gene encoding 4-hydroxy-tetrahydrodipicolinate synthase, translating into MFTGALIAIVTPFRNGKVDERAFGDLIEWQIANGTNGIVPCGTTGESATLSHQEHHRVVELTVEVVNRRVPVIAGTGSNSTAEAVSLTKHAKEAGADGALIITPYYNKPTQEGLYRHYKLIAESVDLPQILYNIPGRTGVNMLPATVARLCGLRSIVGIKEGSGSVQQASEIASMCGDRMTVLAGDDALTLPMMAVGGKGVISVTSNVAPLQMAQLVKAFLSGQVEEARKIHFALSPLFTALFYETNPIPVKTALGMMGKIDPELRLPLCEMATDTKNQLTRALKDAGLI; encoded by the coding sequence ATGTTTACAGGCGCATTGATTGCCATTGTCACCCCGTTCAGGAATGGGAAGGTCGACGAACGGGCCTTCGGCGATCTCATCGAATGGCAAATCGCCAATGGGACGAACGGGATTGTGCCCTGCGGCACCACCGGCGAATCCGCCACCCTGTCGCACCAGGAACATCATCGCGTGGTCGAATTGACCGTCGAGGTGGTCAATCGCCGGGTTCCCGTGATTGCCGGGACCGGCTCGAATAGCACGGCAGAGGCGGTGTCCCTCACGAAGCATGCTAAAGAGGCTGGGGCCGATGGGGCACTGATCATTACGCCGTACTACAATAAGCCGACACAAGAGGGGTTGTACCGCCATTACAAGCTCATTGCGGAGTCCGTGGATCTTCCGCAGATTCTGTATAACATTCCAGGCAGGACCGGTGTGAACATGCTGCCGGCTACAGTGGCCAGGCTTTGCGGGCTACGGAGCATCGTCGGAATCAAAGAGGGGAGCGGGTCTGTCCAGCAGGCCTCTGAGATCGCGAGTATGTGCGGCGATCGGATGACGGTGTTGGCCGGCGACGATGCCTTGACGTTGCCCATGATGGCAGTCGGAGGGAAAGGCGTCATTAGTGTGACGTCGAACGTCGCCCCACTCCAGATGGCGCAGTTGGTCAAGGCCTTCCTGAGCGGACAGGTTGAGGAGGCACGAAAGATTCATTTCGCCCTGTCGCCGCTCTTTACCGCGCTCTTCTACGAGACCAATCCGATTCCAGTTAAAACTGCGCTGGGAATGATGGGGAAAATTGATCCGGAGTTGCGTTTACCGCTCTGTGAGATGGCAACTGACACGAAGAACCAATTGACCAGGGCTTTAAAGGATGCAGGCCTCATTTAG
- the dapB gene encoding 4-hydroxy-tetrahydrodipicolinate reductase, translated as MTNVIVAGAAGRMGCRLVALIKDSNVLTLAGAIEGKGHGALGADAGETAGCGRAAVPITDDLSALLSRGEVVVDFSSPEATLHHLRTVAQHRRAMVIGTTGFSPSQLEELKLLVSQVPCVMSPNMSVGVNLIYKVISEMAKTLGDEYDIEVIEAHHRLKKDAPSGTALKIAEVLANAVNRDLDQVGVYARKGLIGERKKGEIGIQTIRAGDIVGDHTILFGGMGERIEVTHRASSRDTFAGGALRAAQWVVRQPPGLYDMMDVLSLR; from the coding sequence ATGACGAACGTGATTGTGGCAGGGGCTGCCGGGCGCATGGGCTGTCGGCTGGTTGCGTTGATTAAAGACTCGAATGTGCTGACGCTAGCCGGTGCGATCGAAGGGAAGGGCCATGGCGCGTTGGGCGCCGATGCCGGGGAGACGGCAGGCTGCGGCCGCGCGGCTGTTCCGATTACCGACGATCTATCCGCGTTGCTGAGTCGAGGCGAAGTGGTCGTCGATTTCTCCTCCCCTGAAGCTACGCTGCATCATTTACGCACGGTGGCGCAACATCGGCGGGCCATGGTGATCGGCACGACAGGGTTTTCCCCCTCCCAGCTCGAAGAGCTGAAGTTGCTCGTCAGCCAGGTTCCCTGCGTGATGTCGCCCAACATGAGTGTGGGCGTCAATCTGATCTATAAGGTTATCAGCGAGATGGCGAAGACGCTGGGGGATGAATACGATATCGAGGTGATCGAGGCCCATCACCGTCTCAAGAAAGATGCGCCGAGCGGCACGGCGCTCAAGATTGCGGAAGTCTTGGCGAACGCGGTGAATCGCGACCTCGATCAGGTCGGCGTCTATGCCAGAAAAGGTCTCATCGGGGAACGGAAAAAAGGCGAGATCGGCATTCAAACGATTCGTGCCGGGGACATCGTCGGCGACCATACGATTCTTTTCGGCGGGATGGGGGAGCGCATCGAAGTCACACACCGAGCGAGCAGCCGAGATACCTTTGCAGGGGGCGCCTTGCGGGCCGCGCAGTGGGTGGTTCGGCAGCCTCCAGGCCTCTACGACATGATGGATGTGCTGAGTCTTCGGTAG
- a CDS encoding YHS domain-containing protein has product MYRIIIILGLLTVLYFLLRRALREFKGQGQPEQLPPGKNHMVQDPVCRVFVPRGEAITEDIGGQTYYFCSRTCAHKFQEQLAG; this is encoded by the coding sequence ATGTATAGAATTATCATCATTCTCGGACTCCTCACCGTATTATATTTTCTTCTCCGCCGGGCTCTCCGAGAGTTCAAGGGACAGGGCCAGCCAGAGCAGCTTCCTCCCGGCAAGAATCACATGGTGCAGGATCCTGTGTGCCGGGTGTTTGTTCCAAGGGGAGAGGCGATCACGGAAGATATTGGAGGCCAGACCTATTACTTTTGTAGTCGCACCTGTGCGCACAAGTTTCAGGAACAGCTCGCCGGTTAA
- the fsa gene encoding fructose-6-phosphate aldolase has translation MKFFLDTANVKEIQEAASLGLLDGVTTNPSLVAKEGRSFKEMLIEICNIVDGPISAEVVSLEADAMVKEGKELAKIHKNIVVKVPLIAEGLKATKRLAAEGIKVNVTLCFSPTQALLAAKAGAWCVSPFIGRLDDISSNGMELIRQILTIYRNYDYKTQVLVASVRHPQHVVEAALVGGHICTMPFSIFQQMVKHPLTDIGLKKFLADWEAQAKK, from the coding sequence ATGAAATTTTTTCTTGATACCGCCAACGTCAAAGAAATCCAGGAGGCGGCCAGCCTGGGACTGCTCGACGGAGTGACCACGAACCCCTCGCTCGTGGCCAAGGAGGGCCGCAGCTTCAAGGAAATGCTGATCGAGATCTGCAATATCGTGGATGGGCCGATCAGCGCAGAGGTCGTCAGCCTTGAAGCCGATGCCATGGTGAAGGAAGGGAAAGAACTCGCAAAGATCCATAAGAATATCGTGGTGAAGGTGCCGTTGATTGCGGAGGGGCTGAAGGCCACCAAACGATTGGCCGCCGAGGGGATCAAGGTGAATGTCACATTGTGTTTCTCACCAACCCAAGCGCTTCTCGCTGCAAAAGCCGGTGCCTGGTGCGTGTCTCCCTTCATCGGTCGGCTTGACGACATCAGTTCAAACGGGATGGAGCTGATCCGTCAGATCCTGACCATCTATCGCAATTACGATTATAAGACCCAGGTGCTGGTGGCCAGTGTGCGCCATCCTCAGCATGTGGTTGAGGCGGCGCTGGTCGGTGGGCATATCTGCACGATGCCCTTTTCGATCTTTCAGCAGATGGTGAAGCATCCCTTGACCGATATCGGGCTCAAGAAGTTCTTGGCGGACTGGGAAGCCCAAGCGAAGAAGTAA
- a CDS encoding uracil-DNA glycosylase has protein sequence MRALTLLNDRIIHCTACPRLVTYREAVASEKRKQFEDWTYWGRPVPGFGDAQARLYILGLAPAAHGGNRTGRVFTGDRSGDWLYDALHRFGFANQPGSHHRDDGLTLSDCYIGATVRCAPPDNKPTPQEFTACRPYLREELRLLGKIRVVVALGKIAFDHYLRACREEGMTLPSPLPKFSHGIVQVLPWGVTLIGSYHPSQQNTFTGLLTRPMFHHIFSTARQRLTESTGAQTDKS, from the coding sequence ATGCGTGCACTGACTCTCCTCAACGATCGCATCATCCACTGTACCGCCTGTCCACGGCTCGTCACCTATCGGGAAGCCGTTGCATCAGAAAAACGAAAGCAGTTTGAGGACTGGACCTATTGGGGACGTCCGGTTCCTGGATTCGGAGATGCGCAGGCCCGCCTCTATATACTTGGGCTCGCCCCGGCAGCGCATGGCGGTAACCGAACCGGACGGGTCTTCACCGGCGATCGCAGCGGTGACTGGCTCTACGATGCCTTGCACCGATTCGGGTTTGCGAACCAGCCCGGCTCTCATCACCGGGACGATGGGCTCACGCTCTCGGATTGTTATATTGGCGCCACCGTCCGTTGCGCGCCGCCTGACAATAAGCCGACGCCACAAGAGTTCACGGCTTGCCGCCCCTATTTGAGGGAAGAACTCCGATTGTTAGGAAAGATCCGAGTGGTGGTCGCATTGGGCAAGATTGCGTTCGATCACTACTTGAGAGCCTGCCGCGAGGAGGGGATGACGTTGCCCTCGCCACTCCCGAAATTTTCCCATGGCATCGTCCAGGTCCTCCCATGGGGCGTGACGCTGATCGGCTCATACCATCCAAGCCAGCAGAACACCTTTACCGGCCTCCTGACCAGACCGATGTTTCACCACATCTTCTCAACGGCCCGTCAGAGACTCACGGAATCAACAGGCGCACAAACCGACAAGTCCTAA
- a CDS encoding lytic transglycosylase domain-containing protein codes for MRTWLQRALVFSGLWIAVTLPIPTGAQPQPEHPEVKDSTSRSGAKGEPERDPVLLDLLENSNEPEGRLVILPEIKREGAERYFLSSFKLPEKLTFAGMPVPLDNWQVRERIEYEFYQFLEDQGESIILAKRTGRCFPPAEKQLADAGLPDDLKYMLLVESKCVAAAYSKAKASGPWQFIPSTGLRYALKSDAVRDDRRNLEMSTEAAVKYLRYLKDFKQNDWFMAMASYNAGEERVRRLLKEQNITDYWKMHGPRETMRYVPRIIAAKEIYSQPEKYLGLSKKDLYMPMETETVTINVKDAQRALTSIAEEYGTYFLELKMLNPEFKKDVLPKGTYQMKVPRQTCPTRCFKQDKNP; via the coding sequence ATGAGGACGTGGCTTCAACGGGCATTGGTGTTCAGCGGATTGTGGATCGCCGTCACGCTTCCGATTCCGACAGGAGCGCAACCGCAACCGGAACATCCTGAAGTCAAAGACAGTACATCTCGATCTGGAGCGAAGGGGGAGCCAGAGCGTGACCCCGTGCTGCTCGATCTCCTCGAAAACTCAAATGAACCGGAGGGTCGCCTGGTCATCCTGCCGGAGATCAAGCGCGAAGGTGCGGAGCGTTATTTCCTCAGTTCATTCAAGTTGCCTGAGAAGCTGACCTTCGCAGGCATGCCGGTCCCGCTCGATAACTGGCAGGTGCGTGAACGCATCGAATATGAGTTCTATCAGTTCTTGGAAGATCAGGGCGAAAGCATCATCCTGGCCAAACGTACTGGACGCTGTTTCCCCCCAGCCGAAAAGCAGTTGGCGGATGCCGGCCTGCCGGACGATCTCAAGTATATGTTGCTCGTCGAGAGCAAGTGTGTGGCCGCGGCCTACTCGAAGGCAAAAGCGTCAGGGCCCTGGCAGTTCATTCCCTCCACCGGGCTGCGGTACGCGCTCAAGAGCGATGCCGTTCGCGACGATCGCCGCAATTTAGAAATGTCGACGGAAGCGGCGGTGAAGTATTTGCGCTATCTGAAAGACTTCAAGCAGAACGATTGGTTCATGGCCATGGCCTCCTACAATGCCGGTGAAGAACGGGTTCGCCGGCTCTTGAAGGAACAGAATATTACCGATTATTGGAAGATGCATGGGCCGCGGGAAACGATGCGGTACGTTCCCCGAATCATCGCCGCCAAAGAAATTTACTCGCAGCCGGAGAAGTATCTGGGTTTGAGCAAAAAAGATCTCTACATGCCGATGGAAACCGAAACGGTGACCATCAACGTGAAGGATGCTCAGCGAGCCCTCACCTCGATTGCCGAGGAGTACGGAACCTACTTCTTGGAACTCAAGATGCTGAACCCAGAATTCAAAAAGGATGTGTTGCCAAAGGGCACGTATCAGATGAAGGTCCCGCGGCAGACTTGTCCGACTCGTTGTTTCAAGCAGGACAAAAATCCCTAA
- a CDS encoding glycerate kinase: MQIPSSPIRPLLKKLIVRGLKAVDARMAVDRAITMKGDQLIVGRRRYDLNRYERVVVVGAGKAAAPMARALEQRLGRWLDKGFVVVKHGHVSPTKRIEIAEAGHPVPDRSGLWASAKLCAMVGGLSRHDLLIVLLSGGASSLLPAPVAGITLADKQRTTESLLRCGATIQEMNTVRKHLSRIKGGRLAALTQATVVTLILSDVLGDDLSSIASGPTVPDQTTYQDAVAILKRYRIWMATPQRVRQHLTRGCQGLEIETPKPGSSLFRRVQHHLVGNNAAAIAAVARAARQAGLRTLVPTAAVTGEASEAGRQFGAMGRNMLCEGKPLQRPCCVVAGGETTVTLTGNGTGGRAQEFAAAAALEIAGLAKVWVVAIGTDGTDGPTDAAGAVVDGDTLALAQGLSVDLPRALKRHNTYPALKKLKQLIVTGPTGTNVNDLYLLLLL; the protein is encoded by the coding sequence ATGCAGATTCCTTCCTCTCCTATCCGGCCATTACTCAAGAAACTCATCGTCCGAGGACTGAAGGCAGTCGATGCCCGTATGGCGGTCGACCGTGCGATCACCATGAAGGGCGATCAGCTGATCGTCGGCCGACGCCGGTACGACCTGAACCGCTATGAGCGGGTCGTCGTGGTCGGAGCCGGGAAAGCCGCGGCTCCTATGGCTCGTGCGCTGGAACAGCGACTGGGCCGTTGGCTGGACAAAGGGTTTGTTGTAGTGAAGCATGGCCATGTTAGTCCAACGAAACGGATCGAGATCGCCGAAGCTGGCCACCCGGTACCAGATCGATCTGGTCTGTGGGCGTCCGCCAAGCTCTGTGCCATGGTGGGAGGACTGAGCAGGCACGATCTCTTGATCGTACTCCTATCTGGTGGTGCCTCCAGTTTATTGCCGGCGCCGGTTGCAGGAATTACGTTAGCCGACAAGCAACGGACCACGGAGAGCCTGTTGCGATGTGGCGCGACCATCCAAGAGATGAATACCGTTCGGAAGCATCTCTCGCGCATCAAGGGTGGACGGCTTGCCGCGTTGACGCAGGCTACCGTGGTGACGCTGATCCTGTCCGATGTGCTGGGGGACGATCTCAGTTCCATTGCGTCGGGGCCGACAGTTCCAGACCAGACGACCTATCAAGATGCTGTCGCAATTTTGAAGCGTTATCGGATCTGGATGGCGACTCCTCAACGAGTGCGCCAGCATCTCACGCGGGGATGTCAGGGACTCGAAATCGAAACTCCGAAGCCAGGCTCCTCCCTCTTTCGTCGAGTCCAGCATCATCTCGTCGGGAATAACGCAGCGGCCATTGCAGCGGTCGCTCGCGCAGCCAGGCAGGCAGGTCTGCGAACCCTCGTGCCGACAGCAGCCGTCACTGGCGAGGCCAGTGAGGCGGGGAGACAGTTTGGCGCTATGGGGAGAAACATGTTGTGCGAGGGAAAACCACTTCAGCGGCCTTGCTGTGTCGTGGCCGGTGGTGAAACGACCGTGACCCTGACGGGAAATGGAACAGGCGGCCGAGCACAGGAATTCGCCGCTGCCGCAGCGCTGGAGATTGCCGGTCTGGCCAAGGTATGGGTGGTCGCGATTGGCACAGATGGGACAGACGGTCCGACCGATGCAGCTGGAGCAGTTGTCGACGGTGATACCCTGGCGCTTGCGCAAGGTCTCTCGGTGGATCTCCCCCGTGCGTTGAAACGCCACAACACCTATCCTGCGTTGAAGAAGCTCAAGCAGCTCATCGTCACCGGTCCCACCGGCACGAATGTGAATGACCTTTACCTCCTCCTCCTCCTGTAG
- a CDS encoding PEP/pyruvate-binding domain-containing protein, whose protein sequence is MDRPRFLPLAACIEPALVGGKAVGLARLIAGGFAVPSGFCVTTEAYAHALRVTGFSPAIQWQAALHASGAERQRILSHCHTIIQDFDIGDLTAQIAEQLRGLHLTSSGLWAVRSSATNEDGVHASFAGVYRTRLGIPPGEIGSAVKELWLSIWDARVLNYHERSGLSGAPPAMAVVVQPMLDACAAGVAYSIHPLTGRATQVAINAVAGLAAALVDGRATPDQYVVEMADTGQPLQIHERTITRQSQALRVTEQGLLDVPLSKADADSGTLSDDQIFELASRAKQIEQSFGYPVDLEWLFDDQGLWLLQARPISGPIRPSQLTNDDCEWSRANFKETLPELPSPLGLSFLELFMERYIIAHYRRLGCLIPEGISSVRTFQGRPYINMTLFHSFVVQLRGDPSLLAEQMGGESLARVPEACPLGWPAFVRAGLVMMGEMRKAERYGPAWFADMKAMAAEHHTDRLRSLSGEEIARRLDAIGQWLDEHELTFGIAGGVSQCLQALGVVLPRWLGKDWRALLNGALQGQSAVISAQQIVRLAEMAETIRRDSAMRSLFTAEEWDPVDVHRRLQGTDVLRAFDRYLEDYGHRGVGESDVMSPRFADRPELLLAILRTQLLAQTAVTPSDILQRQAEVRIRALGEIRARSGWRLHRWAIFSWWYRRLCRFFALREANRHHLMYYSAAVRSLLLRLGECVVEQGLLSSREDLFYLTVDDRADLLAGGSRDWQGLIETRRAERERFTNASVPDTIRDWRAALSGSDRVLAVASKGALHGTPISGGAVVGPVRLVRSMEDWSRVGRGDILVVSVIDPGLAPLFGIAAGLIAEMGGTLSHGAIIAREYGLPAVANVPGLLARLKDGDVVSLDAERGEVVIQERGHKATP, encoded by the coding sequence ATGGATCGCCCGCGTTTCCTTCCCTTGGCCGCCTGCATTGAACCCGCTCTTGTCGGGGGGAAAGCTGTAGGCCTGGCTCGACTCATCGCCGGAGGATTTGCGGTTCCCTCTGGATTCTGTGTGACGACGGAGGCCTATGCTCATGCGCTTCGCGTGACGGGCTTTTCTCCAGCCATACAGTGGCAGGCCGCCCTGCATGCCTCCGGGGCCGAACGACAACGAATCCTGTCCCATTGTCACACCATCATTCAGGACTTCGACATCGGTGACCTGACGGCTCAGATCGCCGAACAGCTGCGAGGTCTTCATCTCACGTCGTCGGGGTTGTGGGCCGTCAGGTCGTCGGCAACGAACGAGGACGGCGTGCATGCTAGTTTTGCTGGAGTCTACCGCACGCGCCTTGGTATCCCACCGGGGGAGATCGGCTCTGCGGTGAAGGAGCTGTGGCTTTCGATCTGGGATGCGCGGGTGTTGAATTATCATGAGCGGTCTGGATTGAGTGGCGCACCTCCTGCGATGGCCGTCGTGGTTCAACCGATGCTCGACGCCTGTGCCGCCGGCGTCGCCTACTCCATCCATCCTCTCACAGGACGAGCGACTCAGGTGGCGATCAATGCGGTTGCGGGGCTTGCGGCAGCGCTTGTGGATGGACGTGCCACACCGGACCAGTATGTGGTCGAGATGGCAGATACAGGTCAACCCTTGCAGATTCATGAAAGAACGATCACTCGACAGAGTCAGGCCTTGCGGGTGACCGAACAAGGCCTTCTCGACGTGCCGCTGTCGAAGGCTGATGCAGACAGCGGCACATTGTCGGACGACCAAATATTCGAATTGGCCAGCAGGGCCAAACAGATTGAACAATCATTCGGCTATCCGGTGGATCTCGAATGGCTTTTCGATGATCAGGGGCTTTGGCTACTCCAAGCACGTCCCATCTCGGGGCCGATCCGCCCCTCGCAGCTGACCAACGATGACTGCGAATGGTCCCGCGCCAACTTTAAGGAAACCCTGCCGGAGCTGCCGAGCCCGCTCGGCCTGTCGTTTCTCGAACTCTTCATGGAACGGTACATCATTGCCCACTACCGGCGTCTGGGCTGCCTGATACCCGAAGGGATTTCATCGGTCCGCACGTTCCAGGGACGGCCCTACATCAATATGACGCTGTTCCATTCCTTCGTGGTGCAACTGCGAGGAGATCCCTCCTTGTTGGCGGAGCAGATGGGAGGCGAAAGCCTTGCGAGGGTGCCGGAGGCTTGTCCGCTGGGGTGGCCGGCGTTTGTCCGTGCCGGCCTGGTGATGATGGGGGAGATGCGAAAGGCTGAGCGCTATGGGCCAGCCTGGTTCGCCGATATGAAAGCGATGGCAGCAGAGCACCATACCGATCGGCTTCGTTCCCTCTCAGGCGAAGAGATCGCCCGGCGCCTCGATGCTATTGGGCAATGGCTGGATGAACATGAACTGACGTTCGGCATTGCGGGAGGAGTGTCGCAATGTCTGCAGGCGTTAGGCGTCGTGCTGCCTCGCTGGCTGGGCAAAGACTGGAGAGCCTTGCTGAACGGGGCATTGCAGGGTCAGTCGGCGGTGATTAGCGCGCAACAGATTGTTCGTTTGGCGGAAATGGCGGAGACCATTCGGCGCGATTCTGCAATGCGATCCTTGTTCACCGCAGAGGAATGGGACCCGGTTGACGTTCATCGTCGGCTTCAGGGGACCGACGTGCTTCGTGCCTTCGACCGGTATCTCGAAGATTATGGGCATCGAGGAGTCGGCGAGTCGGACGTTATGTCGCCGCGGTTTGCAGACCGGCCTGAATTGTTGCTGGCGATATTGCGCACACAATTACTGGCTCAAACCGCGGTGACCCCGTCCGACATTCTTCAGCGACAAGCAGAGGTGCGAATACGAGCGCTGGGTGAGATTCGTGCCAGGTCCGGGTGGCGTCTCCATCGGTGGGCGATCTTTTCCTGGTGGTATCGTCGGCTCTGCCGGTTCTTTGCCCTGCGCGAGGCGAACCGGCACCATCTGATGTATTACTCGGCTGCGGTACGGAGTCTCTTGCTGCGGCTTGGCGAATGTGTAGTTGAGCAGGGGCTGCTCTCGTCACGTGAAGACCTGTTCTATCTTACCGTCGACGATCGAGCAGACCTGTTAGCCGGCGGTTCGCGCGATTGGCAAGGGCTGATTGAAACTCGACGGGCGGAGCGCGAACGATTCACGAACGCGAGCGTGCCGGACACGATCAGGGATTGGCGCGCAGCGCTCAGCGGCTCGGATAGGGTTTTGGCCGTGGCATCGAAGGGGGCCCTTCATGGTACTCCCATCAGTGGAGGAGCGGTTGTGGGACCGGTTCGCCTTGTCCGATCGATGGAGGACTGGAGCCGAGTCGGGCGAGGTGATATTCTTGTGGTGTCGGTGATCGATCCAGGCCTGGCACCCTTGTTCGGCATCGCAGCTGGGCTGATTGCCGAAATGGGCGGGACCTTATCGCATGGGGCCATCATTGCCCGGGAATACGGATTGCCGGCGGTTGCGAATGTGCCGGGCCTTCTCGCCAGATTGAAAGACGGCGATGTTGTTAGTCTGGATGCGGAGCGGGGTGAAGTTGTTATTCAGGAGCGAGGGCATAAGGCGACGCCGTAG